The Euphorbia lathyris chromosome 3, ddEupLath1.1, whole genome shotgun sequence genome contains a region encoding:
- the LOC136224032 gene encoding alpha-L-fucosidase 1, whose amino-acid sequence MEEKIKVSTFNPNSQRSISYHISLYPFSIFLIFSLIPNFCVALQKPPPLPILPLPSAAQLQWQLTSMALFLHFGTNTFTDSEWGTGRADPSIFNPTRFNASQWVQVAKDSGFNRLILTAKHHDGFCLWPSEYTDYSVKSSSWMNGTGDVVKDLALAAKEAGLNLGLYLSPWDRHESCYGKTLEYNEFYMAQMTELLTRYGEIKEVFLDGAKGQGEKDMEYYFESWMSLIHQLQPGAVIFSDAGPDIRWIGDEAGFAGSTCWSLFNRSASKIGDTDPIYQQRGDSSGHDWVPAECDVSIRPGWFWHASETPKSAIELLDIYYKSVGRNCLLLLNVPPNSSGLISVEDIQVLQEFAKLRASIFSYNLAKNALLRASSTRGGANSYSQYDCYNVLTEGFYTYWAPEENESKWELHVDLQEPLSFNILQVEEPIQMGQRIIEFHLEILKDGNWKKLMNGTTVGYRRILRFPTVKCHQLKLVIDKSRADPLISYLGIFMDQFSIVNNRFDNSSQAHLNCSQESASNHYLNGSVALLQPTKTHSQTAAM is encoded by the exons ATGGAGGAGAAGATCAAAGTCAGCACCTTTAACCCAAACTCTCAAAGATCCATCTCTTATCACATCTCTCTGTATCCGTTTTCCATCTTTCTCATCTTTTCATTAATCCCCAATTTCTGTGTTGCTCTCCAGAAGCCACCCCCTCTTCCAATTCTACCACTTCCTTCAGCTGCTCAGCTTCAATGGCAACTCACATCTATGGCTCTTTTTCTTCACTTTGGAACCAATACCTTCACGGATTCCGAATGGGGCACCGGCCGGGCTgacccttcaattttcaatccCACCAGATTCAACGCAAGTCAATGGGTACAAGTGGCAAAGGACTCTGGCTTCAATCGTCTAATTCTAACGGCAAAGCATCACGATGGGTTCTGTTTGTGGCCTAGTGAATATACTGATTACTCTGTAAAGTCAAGTTCTTGGATGAATGGGACTGGTGATGTTGTTAAAGACCTAGCTTTGGCTGCTAAGGAAGCTGGTTTGAATTTGGGGCTTTATCTTTCTCCTTGGGATAGGCATGAGTCCTGTTATGGTAAGACTTTGGAGTATAATGAGTTTTATATGGCCCAAATGACTGAGTTATTGACCAG GTACGGAGAGATCAAGGAGGTATTTTTGGATGGTGCCAAAGGGCAGGGAGAGAAGGATATGGAGTATTATTTTGAGAGCTGGATGAGTCTCATCCATCAATTACAGCCTGGGGCCGTAATATTTTCTGATGCTGGTCCTGACATAAGGTGGATCGGAGATGAGGCTGGTTTTGCTGGCTCAACATGCTGGTCCCTTTTCAACCGAAGTGCTTCCAAGATTGGTGACACTGATCCAAT ATACCAACAGCGGGGAGACTCATCAGGTCACGATTGGGTGCCTGCAGAGTGTGATGTCTCCATAAGACCTGGTTGGTTCTGGCACGCTTCAGAAACTCCAAAGTCTGCAATCGAGCTTCTTGATATATACTACAAATCCGTTGGCAGAAACTGTCTCTTGTTGCTGAATGTACCACCAAACTCATCAGGTCTTATATCGGTTGAAGACATTCAAGTGCTTCAAGAATTTGCTAAACTTCGTGCATCTATATTTTCTTATAATCTAGCCAAGAACGCCCTTCTTAGGGCCAGCAGTACACGAGGAGGCGCCAACAGCTACTCGCAGTACGACTGTTACAATGTGCTTACAGAAGGATTTTACACATATTGGGCTCCCGAGGAGAATGAATCAAAATGGGAGTTACATGTTGATCTTCAGGAACCACTGTCTTTCAACATTTTGCAAGTTGAAGAGCCGATTCAAATGGGACAACGGATTATTGAATTCCATCTCGAAATTCTTAAGGATGGGAATTGGAAGAAACTGATGAATGGAACCACAGTTGGATATAGGAGAATATTGCGATTTCCTACTGTAAAATGTCATCAGTTGAAGCTGGTTATAGACAAAAGTAGGGCAGATCCACTTATTTCTTATTTGGGGATTTTTATGGATCAATTTTCTATTGTGAATAACAGATTTGATAATAGTTCACAAGCACACTTGAATTGCAGTCAGGAAAGTGCAAGCAACCATTACTTGAATGGCAGTGTAGCACTTTTGCAGCCTACAAAAACTCATTCTCAAACAGCTGCAATGTAA